The following proteins are encoded in a genomic region of Musa acuminata AAA Group cultivar baxijiao chromosome BXJ2-11, Cavendish_Baxijiao_AAA, whole genome shotgun sequence:
- the LOC135627111 gene encoding eukaryotic translation initiation factor 2 subunit gamma-like isoform X1: MSRKGLMEQDLSKLDVTKLHPLSPEVISRQATINIGTIGHVAHGKSTVVKAISGVQTVRFKNELERNITIKLGYANAKIYKCEDDRCPRPMCYKAYGSGKEDSPLCDVPGFENTRMKLLRHVSFVDCPGHDILMATMLNGAAIMDGALLLIAGNESCPQPQTSEHLAAVEIMRLQHIIILQNKVDLIQESAAINQHESIQKFIMGTVADGAPVVPISAQLKYNIDVVCEYLVKKIPIPERNFTSPPNMIVIRSFDVNKPGSEVDEIKGGVAGGSILRGVLKVNQRIEVRPGIVVKDESGNIKCTPIYSRIVSLYAEQNELQFAVPGGLIGVGTTMDPTLTRADRLVGQVLGEVGSLPDVFVELEVNFFLLRRLLGVRTKGTEKQGKVSKLAKGEILMLNIGSMSTGARVVAVKTDLAKLQLTAPVCTGKGEKIALSRRVEKHWRLIGWGQIQAGVTLDVPPCPI; encoded by the exons GTACCATTGGTCATGTGGCCCATGGAAAGTCAACTGTGGTAAAAGCAATATCTGGTGTTCAG ACTGTTCGCTTCAAGAATGAGTTGGAGCGCAATATCACTATCAAGCTTGGATATGCTAATGCAAAAATTTACAAGTGTGAAGATGATAGATGCCCACGGCCTATGTGTTACAA GGCTTATGGGAGCGGAAAAGAGGACAGTCCTCTATGTGATGTTCCAGGATTTGAGAACACCAGGATGAAACTCCTAAGACATGTTTCATTTGTGGATTGCCCA GGTCATGATATCCTTATGGCTACAATGCTCAATGGAGCTGCTATTATGGATGGTGCTTTACTTTTAATAGCTGGCAATGAAAGCTGTCCACAGCCTCAAACATCTGAGCATCTTGCCGCTGTTGAAATCATGCGGCTCCAACATATTATTATCTTACAGAATAAGGTCGATCTTATCCAGGAAAGTGCAGCAATCAATCAACATGAATCAATCCAGAAGTTTATTATG GGAACTGTTGCTGATGGGGCTCCTGTGGTGCCAATATCTGCTCAATTGAAATACAATATTGATGTTGTCTGCGAGTATCTAGTTAAGAAAATACCTATTCCAGAGAGAAACTTTACCTCACCGCCAAACATGATTGTAATCCGTTCTTTTGATGTGAACAAACCTGGCTCTGAAGTTGACGAGATAAAGGGTGGTGTAGCAGGTGGAAGCATCCTCAGG GGTGTTTTGAAGGTAAACCAACGAATTGAAGTCCGTCCTGGAATTGTGGTCAAAGATGAAAGTGGGAACATAAAGTGCACCCCCATATATTCGAGGATTGTTTCACTATATGCTGAGCAAAATGAGCTTCAGTTTGCTGTACCTGGTGGACTTATTGGAGTAGGCACTACGATGGACCCGACTTTGACACGTGCTGATAGGCTGGTGGGTCAGGTTCTGGGTGAAGTTGGATCTCTGCCTGACGTCTTTGTCGAGCTTGAG GTCAACTTCTTCCTTCTTCGGAGGCTTTTGGGTGTGAGGACAAAGGGCACAGAGAAACAAGGCAAGGTGTCAAAGCTGGCAAAAGGTGAGATCCTGATGCTCAACATCGGATCTATGTCAACCGGAGCTCGAGTTGTTGCTGTGAAGACTGACCTGGCCAAGCTGCAGCTCACTGCACCAGTATGCACAGGCAAAGGGGAAAAGATTGCCCTAAGCCGGCGGGTCGAGAAGCACTGGCGTCTAATTGGTTGGGGTCAGATTCAGGCTGGTGTAACCCTTGATGTCCCACCCTGCCCCATTTAA
- the LOC135627111 gene encoding uncharacterized protein LOC135627111 isoform X2: MEQDLSKLDVTKLHPLSPEVISRQATINIGTIGHVAHGKSTVVKAISGVQTVRFKNELERNITIKLGYANAKIYKAYGSGKEDSPLCDVPGFENTRMKLLRHVSFVDCPGHDILMATMLNGAAIMDGALLLIAGNESCPQPQTSEHLAAVEIMRLQHIIILQNKVDLIQESAAINQHESIQKFIMGTVADGAPVVPISAQLKYNIDVVCEYLVKKIPIPERNFTSPPNMIVIRSFDVNKPGSEVDEIKGGVAGGSILRGVLKVNQRIEVRPGIVVKDESGNIKCTPIYSRIVSLYAEQNELQFAVPGGLIGVGTTMDPTLTRADRLVGQVLGEVGSLPDVFVELEVNFFLLRRLLGVRTKGTEKQGKVSKLAKGEILMLNIGSMSTGARVVAVKTDLAKLQLTAPVCTGKGEKIALSRRVEKHWRLIGWGQIQAGVTLDVPPCPI, translated from the exons GTACCATTGGTCATGTGGCCCATGGAAAGTCAACTGTGGTAAAAGCAATATCTGGTGTTCAG ACTGTTCGCTTCAAGAATGAGTTGGAGCGCAATATCACTATCAAGCTTGGATATGCTAATGCAAAAATTTACAA GGCTTATGGGAGCGGAAAAGAGGACAGTCCTCTATGTGATGTTCCAGGATTTGAGAACACCAGGATGAAACTCCTAAGACATGTTTCATTTGTGGATTGCCCA GGTCATGATATCCTTATGGCTACAATGCTCAATGGAGCTGCTATTATGGATGGTGCTTTACTTTTAATAGCTGGCAATGAAAGCTGTCCACAGCCTCAAACATCTGAGCATCTTGCCGCTGTTGAAATCATGCGGCTCCAACATATTATTATCTTACAGAATAAGGTCGATCTTATCCAGGAAAGTGCAGCAATCAATCAACATGAATCAATCCAGAAGTTTATTATG GGAACTGTTGCTGATGGGGCTCCTGTGGTGCCAATATCTGCTCAATTGAAATACAATATTGATGTTGTCTGCGAGTATCTAGTTAAGAAAATACCTATTCCAGAGAGAAACTTTACCTCACCGCCAAACATGATTGTAATCCGTTCTTTTGATGTGAACAAACCTGGCTCTGAAGTTGACGAGATAAAGGGTGGTGTAGCAGGTGGAAGCATCCTCAGG GGTGTTTTGAAGGTAAACCAACGAATTGAAGTCCGTCCTGGAATTGTGGTCAAAGATGAAAGTGGGAACATAAAGTGCACCCCCATATATTCGAGGATTGTTTCACTATATGCTGAGCAAAATGAGCTTCAGTTTGCTGTACCTGGTGGACTTATTGGAGTAGGCACTACGATGGACCCGACTTTGACACGTGCTGATAGGCTGGTGGGTCAGGTTCTGGGTGAAGTTGGATCTCTGCCTGACGTCTTTGTCGAGCTTGAG GTCAACTTCTTCCTTCTTCGGAGGCTTTTGGGTGTGAGGACAAAGGGCACAGAGAAACAAGGCAAGGTGTCAAAGCTGGCAAAAGGTGAGATCCTGATGCTCAACATCGGATCTATGTCAACCGGAGCTCGAGTTGTTGCTGTGAAGACTGACCTGGCCAAGCTGCAGCTCACTGCACCAGTATGCACAGGCAAAGGGGAAAAGATTGCCCTAAGCCGGCGGGTCGAGAAGCACTGGCGTCTAATTGGTTGGGGTCAGATTCAGGCTGGTGTAACCCTTGATGTCCCACCCTGCCCCATTTAA